From Nitrospinota bacterium, one genomic window encodes:
- a CDS encoding chemotaxis protein CheW, producing MDDLIIEFFADCQAHMEGIEEALLRFEKEPASSSGLIDDIFRRAHSVKGNAGVLGVGSIHAEGQKFESFLEGIRQRKRATPEEMDNMFTGLDALRAVIAMEREARMGSGPKEKVGSEPKNHAPPPPPPPSAPQQPKSAPAAAPAPIPQPQPAKEAGPRMETLKPISAAPAQADAKTSGAAAPAMPESSTFLVFDLGDESYGIEIMKVREIILSDSFTPVPNTKPFVLGVMNLRDQIIPIFDLKKRLGIGDGGDERNIIIVEIGKVTTGLKVDEVTGIIAFEKSEITPARAFQGSVPTEFLFGMGNSGKGTIILLNTNDLCHPDELLY from the coding sequence GTGGACGACTTGATAATCGAGTTTTTCGCCGACTGCCAGGCGCATATGGAAGGGATCGAGGAGGCGCTCCTGCGGTTTGAGAAGGAGCCCGCCTCCTCCAGCGGCCTTATTGACGACATATTCCGCCGCGCCCATAGCGTCAAGGGGAACGCCGGGGTGCTTGGGGTCGGCTCGATCCACGCCGAGGGGCAGAAATTCGAATCATTCCTGGAAGGTATAAGACAGCGCAAGCGCGCCACACCGGAAGAAATGGACAACATGTTCACCGGCCTGGACGCGTTAAGGGCAGTGATCGCCATGGAGCGGGAAGCGCGGATGGGGAGCGGACCCAAGGAGAAGGTGGGCAGCGAGCCGAAAAACCATGCTCCGCCACCCCCGCCGCCACCATCTGCGCCGCAGCAGCCAAAGAGCGCGCCGGCCGCGGCGCCGGCCCCCATCCCCCAACCCCAGCCCGCAAAAGAGGCCGGGCCGCGGATGGAAACTTTAAAGCCGATATCCGCCGCCCCTGCGCAAGCCGATGCGAAAACATCCGGAGCCGCCGCCCCGGCGATGCCGGAGTCCTCAACTTTCCTCGTGTTCGACCTTGGCGATGAAAGCTACGGGATAGAGATCATGAAAGTCCGGGAGATAATACTTTCGGACTCCTTTACCCCGGTGCCAAACACCAAGCCGTTCGTGCTCGGCGTGATGAACCTGCGCGACCAGATAATACCCATTTTTGACTTGAAGAAGAGGCTGGGCATCGGCGACGGCGGGGATGAGAGAAACATTATCATTGTCGAGATAGGGAAGGTGACCACGGGGCTCAAAGTGGACGAGGTCACCGGGATAATCGCCTTCGAAAAATCGGAGATCACACCGGCGCGCGCTTTCCAGGGAAGCGTGCCGACGGAGTTTTTGTTCGGGATGGGGAATTCGGGAAAGGGGACGATAATACTCCTCAACACGAACGACCTTTGCCACCCCGACGAACTTTTATACTGA